The following proteins are encoded in a genomic region of Brachypodium distachyon strain Bd21 chromosome 1, Brachypodium_distachyon_v3.0, whole genome shotgun sequence:
- the LOC100844112 gene encoding cold-regulated 413 plasma membrane protein 1 — MGKMPSFLEMKTGAASGASEAAQALIESDLRELGVAARKLANHAVVLGGGLGFGSSLLKWLAFIAAVYLLILDRTNWKTNMLTGLLVPYIFFTLPGVLFSLIRGEVGCWIAFIVVILRLFFPRHFPDWLELPGSLILLTVVAPSLFADTFRGDFVGVGICLAIGCYLLQEHIRASGGFREAFRKANGVSNTIGIVLLFIYPVWALVLMLL, encoded by the exons ATGGGGAAGATGCCGTCGTTCCTGGAGATGAAGACGggcgcggcgagcggcgcgtcggaggcggcgcaggcgctGATCGAGTCGGACCTGCGGGAGctgggcgtggcggcgcggaaGCTCGCCAACCACGCggtcgtcctcggcggcggcctcggcttCGGCAGCTCCCTCCTCAAGTGGCTCGCCTTCATCGCCGCCGT ATACCTCTTGATATTGGACCGGACAAACTGGAAGACCAACATGCTGACGGGCCTCTTGGTCCCTTACATTTTCTTCACCCTGCCTGGTGTGCTGTTCTCTCTGATAAG GGGAGAGGTTGGTTGCTGGATTGCGTTCATTGTAGTCATCCTTCGGCTCTTCTTTCCTCGCCACTTTCCtg ATTGGCTGGAGCTGCCAGGCTCTCTGATCCTTCTCACGGTGGTCGCCCCAAGCCTATTCGCGGACACCTTCAGGGGTGACTtcgtcggcgtcggcatcTGCCTTGCAATCGGGTGCTACCTGCTTCAGGAGCACATCAGGGCATCAGGTGGCTTCAGGGAGGCCTTCAGGAAGGCCAATGGCGTGTCCAACACCATCGGCATCGTCCTGCTCTTCATCTACCCCGTCTGGGCCCTGGTGCTGATGCTGCTGTAG
- the LOC100825041 gene encoding uncharacterized protein LOC100825041, whose translation MGLCVSCDAAADGAATARVVLPSGELREYSPPATAALALEEFGVGQQQKQGWFLCDADAMGFEGSVASVGGGEELRPGQIYFVLPAETLRRRLTGEEVAALAVKASAALVKAAASSATGGRRSRRGGSVSPLVFAPSEEDYSADTMSFAAKKAAVVQQKRRVVAYRGGRSPPRFSPDLTAIPESE comes from the coding sequence ATGGGCCTCTGCGTGTCGTGCGACGCGGCAGCCGACGGTGCGGCGACGGCCAGGGTGGTGCTTCCCAGCGGCGAGCTGCGGGAGtactcgccgccggccacggcAGCCTTGGCCCTCGAGGAGTTTGGCGTCGgccagcagcagaagcagggGTGGTTCCTATGCGACGCCGACGCGATGGGCTTCGAGGGCTCGGTGGCTtcggtgggcggcggcgaggagctccggcCGGGGCAGATCTACTTCGTGCTCCCCGCCGAgacgctccgccgccgcctcaccggcgaggaggtGGCCGCGCTCGCGGTCAAGGCCAGCGCCGCgctcgtcaaggccgccgcctcctcggccaccGGTGGCCGGCGCAGCAGGCGAGGGGGCTCGGTGTCGCCGCTCGTGTTCGCGCCGTCAGAGGAGGACTACTCGGCCGACACCATGTCCTtcgcggcgaagaaggcggcCGTCGTGCAGCAGAAGCGGAGAGTGGTGGCGTATCGTGGCGggaggtcgccgccgcggtTCTCTCCCGACTTGACCGCCATCCCGGAGAGCGAGTAG
- the LOC100840262 gene encoding BTB/POZ domain-containing protein At5g66560, whose product MQGGRKMKSTREMAAPEQQPSPKGQAWFCTTGLPSDVVIEVGDMTFHLHKFPLMSKSKKIHDLITNRESSQVAKQEGGEQQASEEGGSETGEIREEEIVLEVDEESADAHRIRLPDLPGGAEAFELAAKFCYGVKLDLTPATAAPLRCAAERLGMTDDHCEDNLASRADRFVSSAVLRSPRDAIRALKSCEGPLLFPIADGLGLVSRCVDAVAAKAAAATPTALFGWPVAADAAGAGVGDRPPPRRKNNAAVPSTLFDDLAGLSLVTFTRVISAMKERGVGPEVIEGALIAYAKRSIPGLARSDRHVAGAAAAAAAAAPRSADGDQKALLETVIANLPEETIKSSAQTGTAVGATTARVLFGLLRTANILQASGASRDVLERRVASRLPDAAVDDLLVPSYSYLVETLYDVDCVERIVRHFLEGRDGIAEEEDEEGSEAETPGRAGSRRAMLAVGRLMDAYLGEIATDANLKPDKFCDLAWALPDCARVYDDGLYRAVDIYIKAHPALREEEKEKVSGVVDGRKLTLEACTHAAQNERLPLRTVVQVLFFEQLQLRRAIAQTIVANEGGAAGQGGEDVDSDGGRTWRVATRGNQMLRLDMDSMRNRVQELERECTTMRKAIQKMDRRGGAPVDRGAAPAAEGRWGSMVTKRFGCKFPAQVCQSQPRSVVARSRRPRIEQSP is encoded by the exons ATGCAGGGGGGCCGGAAGATGAAGAGCACCAGGGAGATGGCCGCTCCGGAGCAGCAGCCCAGCCCGAAAGGCCAAGCATG GTTCTGCACCACGGGGTTGCCCAGCGACGTCGTGATCGAGGTCGGCGACATGACCTTCCATCTCCACAAG TTCCCGCTAATGTCGAAGAGCAAGAAGATTCACGACCTCATCACGAACCGGGAATCAAGCCAGGTCGCCAAACAGGAAGGAGGGGAGCAGCAAGCATCAGAGGAAGGGGGATCCGAAACAGGGGAGATCAGGGAGGAGGAAATCGTGCTGGAGGTGGACGAGGAGTCCGCCGACGCGCACCGCATCCGGCTCCCGGActtaccgggcggcgcggaggcgttCGAGCTGGCCGCCAAGTTCTGCTACGGCGTCAAGCTCGACCTCAccccggccaccgccgcgccgcttCGCTGCGCCGCCGAGCGGCTCGGCATGACCGACGACCACTGCGAAGACAACCTCGCCTCCCGCGCCGACCGCTTCGTCTCCAGCGCCGTCCTCCGAAGCCCCCGGGACGCGATTCGCGCTCTCAAATCCTGCGAGGGccctctcctcttccccatCGCCGACGGGCTCGGGCTCGTATCCCGCTGCGTcgatgccgtcgccgccaaggccgccgcggccacgccCACCGCGCTCTTCGGCTGGCCTGTCGCCGCTGAcgctgccggagccggagtCGGGGACCGTCCTCCCCCACGCCGCAAGAACAATGCcgccgtgccgtccaccttgTTCGACGACCTGGCCGGCTTGTCCCTGGTCACCTTCACCCGCGTCATTTCCGCCATGAAGGAGCGGGGCGTCGGGCCAGAGGTCATCGAGGGCGCTCTCATCGCCTACGCCAAGCGGTCCATCCCCGGGCTAGCACGCTCCGACCGACatgtcgccggcgccgccgccgctgccgcagccgccgctccGCGGTCGGCGGATGGCGACCAGAAGGCGCTTCTCGAGACGGTCATCGCCAACCTCCCCGAGGAGACCATCAAGAGCAGCGCGCAGACAGGCACGGCCGTGGGCGCCACCACCGCGCGCGTGCTCTTCGGCCTCCTGCGCACGGCGAACATCCTCCAGGCGTCGGGGGCATCCCGCGACGTGCTGGAGCGGCGCGTGGCCTCGCGGCTCCCCGACGCGGCCGTCGACGACCTGCTCGTCCCGAGCTACTCGTACCTCGTGGAGACGCTCTACGACGTGGACTGCGTCGAGCGCATCGTGCGGCACTTCCTCGAAGGCCGAGATGGGATCgctgaggaggaagacgaggaaggCAGCGAGGCGGAGACGCCGGGCAGAGCGGGCAGCAGACGAGCCATGCTGGCCGTAGGGAGGCTCATGGATGCCTACTTGGGGGAGATCGCCACGGACGCCAACCTGAAGCCGGACAAGTTCTGTGATCTCGCCTGGGCGTTGCCGGACTGCGCCCGCGTCTACGACGACGGCCTTTACCGTGCCGTCGACATCTATATCAAG GCTCATCCGGCGCTCagggaagaggagaaggagaaggtgagCGGCGTGGTGGACGGCCGCAAGCTGACGCTGGAGGCGTGCACGCACGCGGCGCAGAATGAACGGCTGCCCCTGCGGACCGTCGTGCAGGTGCTCTTCTTTGAGCAGCTCCAGCTGCGTCGGGCCATTGCGCAGACGATCGTGGCGAACgaaggcggcgcggcaggcCAAGGAGGGGAAGACGTCGACAGCGATGGCGGTCGAACGTGGCGGGTGGCGACGAGGGGAAACCAAATGCTCAGGCTTGACATGGACAGCATGCGGAACCGGGTGCAGGAGCTTGAGCGCGAGTGCACGACCATGAGGAAGGCCATCCAGAAGATGGAccgccgaggcggcgctccggtGGATAGAGGAGCAGCGCCAGCTGCAGAGGGGAGGTGGGGTTCAATGGTGACGAAGCGATTCGGATGCAAGTTCCCGGCACAGGTCTGCCAGTCACAGCCGCGTTCCGTGGTGGCACGGTCTCGCCGGCCACGGATAGAACAGAGCCCCTGA
- the LOC100839139 gene encoding allene oxide synthase 1, chloroplastic, translating to MATATFRLSLTTPSPGSRQRHRHARASASATDRHEVVSPKRRLPLRKVPGDHGPPLVGALKDRLEYFYGPGGRDGFFASRVRAHRSTVVRLNMPPGPFVAKDPRVVALLDAASFPVLFDTSLVDKTDLFTGTFMPSVDLTGGYRVLSYVDPAEPNHAPLKSLLFHLLTHRREHVIATFREVYGELFALMEGELARAGKADFGERNDDAAFGFLCRALLGQDPADSPLRDEAPKLITKWVLFQISPLLNLGLPKLVEDGLLHSFRLPPALIRKDYTRLADFFRDAGRAVIDEGERRLGVAREEAVHNILFAMCFNSFGGMKILFPSLIKWLGRAGGRIHGRLATEVRNAVRGNGGEVTMQALAEMPLVKSAVYEALRIEPPVAMQYGRAKKDMVVESHDYGYEVREGELLFGYQPMATKDPRVFARAEEYVPDRFLGEDGARLLRHVVWSNGPETASPTLQDKQCAGKDFVVLIARLLVAELFLRYDSFDVQVGSSALGSSVTITSLKKATF from the coding sequence ATGGCCACGGCGACCTTCCGGCTCTCCCTGaccacgccgtcgccgggcAGCCGCCAGCGGCATCGGCACGCGCGCGCGTCCGCGTCCGCGACGGACCGGCACGAGGTGGTGTCCCCGAagcgccgcctcccgctccgcaAGGTGCCCGGCGACCACGGCCCGCCGCTGGTGGGCGCGCTCAAGGACCGTCTCGAGTACTTCTACGGCCCGGGGGGGCGCGACGGGTTCTTCGCGTCCCGCGTGCGCGCGCACCGCTCCACCGTGGTCCGCCTCAACATGCCGCCAGGCCCCTTCGTGGCCAAGGACCCGCGCGTGGTGGCGCTCCTGGACGCCGCCTCTTTCCCCGTCCTCTTCGACACCTCCCTCGTCGACAAGACCGACCTCTTCACGGGCACCTTCATGCCTTCCGTCGACCTCACGGGCGGCTACCGCGTGCTCTCCTACGTCGACCCCGCCGAGCCCAACCACGCCCCGCTCAAGTCCTTGCTCTTCCACCTCCTCACCCACCGCCGGGAACACGTGATCGCGACTTTCCGTGAGGTCTACGGCGAGCTCTTCGCCCTCATGGAGGGCGAGCTCGCGCGGGCCGGGAAGGCCGATTTCGGGGAGCGGAACGACGACGCGGCGTTCGGGTTCCTCTGCCGGGCGCTCCTGGGCCAAGACCCGGCGGACTCCCCGCTCCGGGACGAGGCCCCCAAGCTGATCACCAAGTGGGTGCTGTTCCAGATCAGCCCGCTGCTCAACCTCGGCCTGCCGAAGCTCGTCGAGGACGGGCTGCTCCACTCCTTCCGCCTCCCTCCGGCGCTCATCCGGAAAGACTACACCCGCCTCGCGGACTTCTTCCGTGACGCGGGGAGAGCCGTGATCGACGAAGGGGAGCGGCGGCTGGGGGTGGCACGGGAGGAGGCCGTGCACAACATCCTCTTCGCCATGTGCTTCAACTCCTTCGGCGGGATGAAGATCCTGTTCCCGTCGCTAATCAAGTggctgggccgggccgggggGCGGATCCACGGCCGGCTAGCGACGGAGGTGCGGAACGCGGTCAGGGGCAACGGCGGGGAGGTGACGAtgcaggcgctggcggagatGCCGCTGGTGAAGTCGGCGGTGTACGAGGCGCTGCGGATCGAGCCCCCCGTGGCGATGCAGTACGGAAGGGCCAAGAAGGACATGGTGGTGGAGAGCCATGACTACGGGTACGAGGTCAGGGAAGGGGAGCTGCTGTTCGGGTACCAGCCCATGGCCACAAAGGACCCGCGTGTCTTCGCGCGCGCAGAGGAGTACGTGCCCGACAGGTTCCTTGGGGAAGACGGGGCCAGGCTGCTCCGGCACGTCGTCTGGTCAAACGGGCCAGAGACGGCGTCCCCGACGCTGCAGGACAAGCAGTGCGCCGGGAAGGACTTCGTCGTGCTCATCGCgcgcctcctcgtcgccgagcTCTTCCTCCGCTACGACTCCTTCGACGTCCAGGTCGGGTCATCGGCGCTCGGCTCCTCGGTCACCATCACCTCGCTCAAGAAAGCCACCTTCTGA
- the LOC100822896 gene encoding thioredoxin-like protein HCF164, chloroplastic, with protein MASVASRCSGLLLLPGQQHGFRRRSPAPFCLHPWKGSRRPGTLVCVAPPDSMEPKTDEQDVKADMGEEKVQTSSSTSQAAAENPPVPDKDLNRRVALLSTLAATGLFASQRLQLGGFSLKDLAANAVPYEEALANGKPTVVEFYADWCEVCRELAPDIYKVEQQYKDRINFVMLNVDNTKWEQELDEFGVEGIPHFAFLDKEGNEEGNVVGKLPKQYFVDNVVALASGDPTIPHSRAVGQYSSAEFRKVHQVADPRSHG; from the exons ATGGCGAGTGTCGCGTCGAGGTGttccggcctcctcctcctccccggccaGCAGCACGGCTTCCGCCGTCGCTCCCCCGCTCCCTTCTGTCTCCATCCGTGGAAGGGCAGTCGCCGGCCGGGGACCCTGGTCTGTGTCGCACCGCCCGATTCCATGGAGCCAAAGACG GACGAGCAGGACGTCAAAGCTGACATGGGCGAGGAAAAGGTCCAGACAAGCAGCAGCACATCCCAGGCTGCTGCTGAGAACCCACCTGTCCCCGATAAGGATCTCAACAGAAGGGTAGCTTTGCTCTCCACTCTTGCAGCTACGGGCCTCTTTGCATCTCAGAGGCTCCAACTTGGCGGGTTTTCCCTCAAAGATCTAGCGGCCAATGCTGTGCCATATGAAGAG GCTCTCGCAAATGGCAAGCCGACTGTTGTTGAGTTTTATGCAGACTGGTGTGAAGTTTGTCGAGAGTTAGCACCAGATATCTACAAAGTTGAGCAGCAGTACAA GGACCGTATCAACTTTGTTATGTTAAATGTCGACAATACAAAGTGGGAACAAGAGCTTGACGAGTTTGGAGTTGAAGGTATTCCTCATTTTGCCTTTCTGGATAAGGAAGGAAATGAGGAAGGCAATGTTGTTGGGAAGCTTCCAAAACAGTATTTTGTTGATAATGTGGTTGCTCTTGCTTCCGGTGATCCCACGATACCTCATTCGCGAGCCGTCGGTCAATACTCGAGTGCAGAGTTCAGAAAAGTACACCAAGTTGCTGATCCCAGAAGTCATGGCTAG
- the LOC100839646 gene encoding pentatricopeptide repeat-containing protein At4g14050, mitochondrial has protein sequence MLITPTLAAPAASHASSFRTAASLSCRSLGSLVQPTATTRYYRGRCRPLLYSASAGAASIPAGITSNIPSGDTGCRLERDELARLCQEPDPEGALNLLDEMLHRRGAVGGVSGQLAPEEQVTVLQCCADARSLSSLRRAHRLLSSPRSRSAITTPILHRIATLYCKLGAPGDARRVLNEASRPPPRRKANEARTKRQEAYEKVRELHEEIRAAGYVPDTRFVLHDIDEDAKVQALMYHSERLAIAFGLVSTPPGTPLRVMKNLRICGDCHNAVKLMAKVTGREIIVRDNKRFHHFKDGSCSCGDYW, from the coding sequence ATGCTAATCACTCCAACGCTCGCAGCACCGGCGGCGTCTCACGCCTCCTCATTCCGCACCGCCGCAAGCCTCAGCTGCCGCAGCCTCGGGAGCCTCGTCCAACCGACCGCCACGACCCGCTACTACCGCGGCCGTTGCCGCCCGTTGCTCTACTCTGCGTCTGCCGGCGCTGCTTCTATTCCCGCTGGTATCACGAGTAACATCCCATCCGGAGACACCGGGTGCCGGCTCGAGCGCGACGAGCTCGCGAGGTTGTGCCAAGAACCCGACCCCGAGGGCGCACTTAACCTGCTCGACGAAATGCTCCACCGAAGaggcgccgtcggcggcgtGTCGGGCCAACTCGCGCCGGAAGAGCAGGTAACGGTTCTCCAGTGCTGCGCGGACGCGCGCTCGCTGTCCTCTCTCAGACGAGCCCACCGCCTGCTCTCCAGTCCCAGGTCCCGGTCCGCGATCACCACGCCCATCCTGCACAGGATCGCCACGCTGTACTGCAAGCTCGGCGCCCCCGGCGACGCGCGGCGTGTCCTCAACGAAGcgtcgaggccgccgccacggagGAAGGCGAACGAGGCGCGGACGAAGCGGCAGGAGGCGTACGAGAAGGTGCGCGAGCTGCACGAGGAGATACGTGCGGCGGGGTACGTGCCGGACACCCGTTTTGTGCTGCACGACATTGACGAGGACGCCAAGGTGCAGGCGCTCATGTACCACAGCGAGCGCCTGGCCATCGCGTTCGGCCTGGTGAGCACGCCGCCCGGCACGCCGCTGCGGGTCATGAAGAATCTCCGCATCTGCGGGGACTGCCACAACGCCGTCAAGCTCATGGCGAAGGTGACCGGACGCGAGATCATCGTCAGGGACAACAAGCGGTTCCACCATTTCAAGGAcggctcctgctcctgcggggATTACTGGTGA
- the LOC100821346 gene encoding CASP-like protein 5C1 produces MANRERAGAGAVGSAGSLGLRVGQAVFSSAALLFMSVGVEFFSYTAFCFLVTIMGLVIPWSCTLVMIDVYSIFVGCPLRVPGVMAIVVVGDWVLSILSLAAASSSAAVIDVLLQFHGSQCTARLCERYQLSAMMAFLSWFLTAASSLFNLWDIASR; encoded by the exons ATGGCGAACCGGGAGAgggcgggcgccggcgccgtgggcaGCGCCGGCAGCCTCGgcctccgcgtcggccaggccgtcttctcgtcggcggcgctccTCTTCATGTCCGTCGGCGTCGAGTTCTTCAGCTACACCGCCTTCTG CTTCCTAGTGACAATCATGGGGTTGGTGATCCCCTGGAGCTGCACGCTGGTTATGATCGACGTGTACTCCATATTCGTCGGCTGCCCGCTCCGGGTGCCGGGTGTCATggccatcgtcgtcgtcggagacTGG GTGCTGTCCATCCTCTCGCTGGCCGCCGCGAGTTCGAGCGCCGCCGTCATCGACGTCCTCCTCCAGTTCCATGGATCCCAGTGTACGGCGAGGCTGTGTGAGAGGTACCAGCTGTCTGCGATGATGGCCTTCTTGTCCTGGTTCCTCACGGCCGCTTCCTCCCTCTTCAACCTCTGGGACATCGCCTCCAGGTGA